Proteins found in one Candidatus Woesearchaeota archaeon genomic segment:
- the fen gene encoding flap endonuclease-1 — translation MGVAITDLLKKEVLSFEELGGKKVAIDSSNVIYQFLSSIRQRDGTLLQDSQGRVTSHLQGLLTRTTNLMKKNVKLVFVFDGKSPELKKSERKYRDDKKKEAEKMFELAKEEGNEELMYKYSRQSIRMSQEIIDESKEFIKALGIPIVQALYEAEAQAAALCKEGMVDYVGSQDADALVFGSPNLLRNLTLAQKRKTSSGAYISINPELIKLEDTLESLGIDYSQFISLAILVGTDFNQGGVKGVGPKNALKIVKEYKKPEKIFEAVKVDFDWKEVYELFEKMKVEKNVKLDWKEIDRDRIIKLLVDEHEFSLERVESGLNFDDVKKSKIKIDNKNQSLGKWF, via the coding sequence ATGGGTGTTGCAATAACTGATTTACTTAAAAAAGAAGTGTTAAGTTTTGAAGAGCTGGGTGGAAAAAAGGTTGCAATCGATTCTTCTAATGTTATTTATCAGTTTCTTAGTTCTATAAGGCAAAGAGATGGAACTCTATTACAAGATAGTCAAGGAAGAGTGACTTCACATTTGCAGGGTTTACTGACAAGGACTACTAATTTGATGAAGAAGAATGTTAAGTTGGTGTTTGTTTTTGATGGTAAGAGTCCTGAGCTTAAGAAGAGTGAGAGGAAGTATAGAGATGATAAGAAGAAGGAAGCTGAGAAGATGTTTGAGTTAGCAAAAGAAGAAGGTAATGAGGAGTTGATGTATAAATATTCAAGGCAGTCTATTCGAATGAGTCAAGAGATTATTGATGAGTCCAAGGAATTTATCAAAGCTTTAGGTATACCAATTGTTCAAGCACTTTATGAAGCAGAAGCTCAAGCTGCAGCATTATGTAAAGAAGGGATGGTTGATTATGTTGGTTCGCAAGATGCAGATGCTTTGGTTTTTGGTTCTCCTAATTTGTTAAGAAATTTAACTTTAGCACAGAAAAGAAAAACTTCTTCAGGAGCGTATATTTCTATTAATCCTGAGTTGATTAAATTAGAGGATACTTTGGAAAGTTTAGGAATTGATTATTCGCAGTTTATTTCTTTAGCTATTTTAGTTGGGACTGATTTTAATCAAGGTGGAGTAAAAGGTGTTGGTCCAAAGAATGCTTTGAAAATTGTTAAAGAATACAAGAAACCAGAAAAGATTTTTGAAGCTGTGAAAGTTGATTTTGATTGGAAAGAAGTTTATGAATTATTTGAAAAGATGAAAGTTGAGAAAAATGTTAAATTAGATTGGAAAGAAATTGATAGAGACAGGATTATTAAATTATTAGTTGATGAGCATGAGTTTAGTTTAGAAAGAGTTGAAAGTGGGTTAAATTTTGATGATGTGAAGAAGTCTAAAATTAAAATTGATAATAAAAATCAGAGTTTAGGTAAGTGGTTCTAG
- a CDS encoding PD-(D/E)XK nuclease family protein, with amino-acid sequence MVISHTALDHKGGRYFYRLHNLKIANLCQNYPKLKDYLYDMLKNCPNNYFNEGPRSSTLKFNLENLNQKYISNHETGSLTKFGLEENAKRYKTSHSKVQVFMLENDFKTIAVEIPIWLSPTELECYQELFNSEKPLTGHIDLLRIEDDKIWVFDYKPNAEKEKFASTQIYFYALMLSKRTGIPLENFRCAYFDQNHCYAFKPEDISLKQPIKITEFCK; translated from the coding sequence ATGGTGATTTCACATACAGCTCTAGATCATAAAGGTGGAAGGTATTTCTACAGATTACATAATTTAAAAATTGCTAATTTATGTCAGAATTATCCGAAACTGAAAGATTATCTTTATGATATGCTCAAAAACTGTCCAAATAATTATTTTAATGAAGGCCCAAGAAGCAGCACTTTAAAATTTAATTTAGAAAATCTAAATCAAAAATATATTTCTAATCACGAAACAGGCTCATTAACAAAATTTGGTCTTGAAGAAAATGCAAAACGTTACAAAACTTCACATTCTAAAGTTCAAGTTTTTATGTTAGAAAATGACTTTAAAACTATTGCTGTTGAAATCCCAATCTGGCTTTCACCAACAGAATTAGAATGTTATCAAGAATTATTCAACTCTGAAAAACCCTTAACAGGACATATTGATTTACTAAGAATTGAAGACGATAAAATTTGGGTATTTGATTATAAACCCAATGCAGAAAAAGAAAAATTTGCTTCAACCCAAATTTATTTCTATGCTTTAATGTTAAGTAAAAGAACAGGAATTCCCTTAGAAAATTTTAGATGCGCTTATTTTGATCAAAATCATTGTTATGCTTTTAAACCAGAAGATATTTCTCTAAAACAACCTATAAAAATAACTGAATTTTGTAAATAA
- a CDS encoding ribonuclease H-like domain-containing protein, with the protein MVKIQFYALDLESDENLKIYGKTLDNKRVCAIDKNYKPSFYALGKDIEKLKKKISLLEEDESKVTEALIEDVSYYDEKTKALRVYTNNLKAITVLAHRIRQDYPTLDLKETDISAYKRYLIDNNLTPLTLWEVDGDIINHHELNVEICVSGKITQVSDDIIPNPRVLALDIEVYGFDFGGDKGSVEPIIMLSLVGSHNYKKVITWKRFKNPQNYIEFVDSEMALLEKANEEILKYNPDYLLGYFSDGFDFPYIEKRMKKYKIKSKIGYDNKGIKIRNNTGESIAKLKGISHIDVYKFVSGAMSVPLDLDSYSLDIVAKELLGRGKVEVNINKLSESWDKGDIKKFCEYNLMDSILTLEIFQKILPNINELVKLIGSPIQETSRMTYGQLVEHYLMKRCRDFKEIIPKRPPRSIVFERRMHTYQGALVMEPLPGLHENLVFLDFRSLYPTVTIAKNISPSTLRLHPPGYETPEIRDESGRSVVYYFDKNKEGFIPKILRDIIQRRNTLKEITKKEPSPVLNARSYALKTIANSTYGYMGFAGARWYCRECSSSITAWAREYITQTIEDARKEKFKVIYSDTDSVAIVLENKTRQDILKFIEKTNKKLPDLMELELESFYKRGIFVYKKGELKGAKKKYALITEKNEIKIKGFETVRGDWSKIARKTQYDVLKLILEGTPKEKAMKYVLKVIDDLRNNKVNKEDLVIQTQLKMNLDEYSVIGPHVAIAKIMKERGFRIGAGSPVWYIVGEGSGKIRDNVCLPDECKNYSKDYYINNQIIPAVEKIFMVLGYTKEDILKDKKQSSLGDF; encoded by the coding sequence ATGGTAAAGATTCAATTTTATGCTCTAGATTTAGAATCAGATGAAAATCTAAAAATTTATGGAAAAACTCTAGATAATAAAAGAGTCTGTGCTATAGATAAAAATTACAAACCTTCATTCTATGCTCTGGGAAAAGACATAGAAAAACTAAAAAAGAAAATTTCTTTATTAGAAGAAGATGAATCCAAAGTAACAGAAGCTTTAATTGAAGATGTTTCTTATTATGATGAAAAAACAAAAGCACTTAGAGTTTACACAAATAACTTAAAAGCAATTACAGTTCTTGCACATAGAATACGCCAAGATTATCCGACCTTAGACTTAAAAGAAACTGATATTTCTGCATACAAAAGATACTTAATTGATAATAATTTAACACCTCTAACTTTATGGGAAGTTGATGGAGACATTATTAATCATCATGAACTTAATGTAGAAATTTGCGTCTCTGGAAAAATTACTCAAGTAAGTGATGATATAATTCCTAATCCAAGAGTTCTAGCTTTAGACATAGAAGTTTATGGTTTTGATTTCGGTGGAGATAAAGGTTCTGTAGAACCTATAATAATGCTCTCCCTAGTGGGTTCTCATAATTATAAAAAAGTTATAACCTGGAAGAGATTTAAAAATCCACAGAATTATATTGAATTTGTAGATAGTGAAATGGCCTTATTAGAAAAAGCAAATGAAGAAATTTTAAAATATAATCCGGACTACTTATTAGGTTATTTCTCAGATGGTTTTGATTTCCCATATATAGAAAAAAGAATGAAAAAATATAAAATAAAAAGTAAAATAGGTTATGATAACAAAGGAATTAAAATAAGAAACAACACAGGAGAATCAATTGCAAAACTAAAAGGAATTTCTCATATAGATGTTTACAAATTTGTTAGTGGAGCAATGTCAGTCCCGCTAGACTTAGATTCATATTCTTTAGACATAGTTGCAAAAGAACTTTTAGGAAGAGGAAAAGTAGAAGTTAATATCAACAAACTTTCAGAATCCTGGGATAAAGGAGATATTAAAAAATTCTGCGAATATAATTTAATGGATTCAATCTTAACTCTAGAAATATTTCAAAAAATACTTCCAAACATAAACGAGTTAGTAAAACTCATAGGTTCTCCAATACAAGAAACAAGTAGAATGACTTATGGACAATTAGTAGAGCATTATCTAATGAAACGTTGCAGAGATTTTAAAGAAATTATTCCTAAAAGACCTCCGAGAAGTATTGTTTTTGAAAGGAGAATGCACACTTACCAAGGTGCTCTAGTTATGGAACCACTTCCAGGATTACACGAAAATCTAGTTTTTTTAGATTTTAGAAGTTTATATCCGACAGTCACTATAGCTAAAAACATCTCTCCTAGCACTTTAAGACTTCATCCACCTGGATACGAAACTCCTGAAATTAGGGATGAGTCTGGAAGAAGTGTAGTTTATTACTTTGATAAAAACAAAGAAGGATTCATACCTAAAATATTAAGGGATATTATTCAAAGAAGAAACACTCTAAAAGAAATAACAAAAAAAGAACCTTCTCCTGTATTAAACGCAAGAAGTTATGCTCTAAAAACAATTGCAAACTCAACTTATGGTTATATGGGTTTTGCAGGTGCAAGATGGTATTGTCGTGAATGTTCTTCTTCAATCACAGCCTGGGCAAGAGAATATATTACTCAAACAATAGAAGATGCAAGAAAAGAAAAATTTAAAGTTATTTATTCTGATACAGATAGTGTTGCAATTGTTCTTGAAAATAAAACAAGACAAGACATCTTAAAATTTATAGAAAAAACAAACAAAAAACTTCCTGATTTAATGGAATTAGAATTAGAATCTTTCTATAAAAGAGGAATTTTTGTATACAAAAAAGGAGAACTCAAGGGTGCAAAAAAGAAATATGCTCTAATAACAGAAAAAAATGAAATAAAAATCAAGGGATTTGAAACCGTAAGAGGAGACTGGAGTAAAATTGCTCGTAAAACTCAATATGATGTTTTAAAATTAATCTTAGAAGGTACGCCAAAAGAAAAAGCAATGAAATATGTCTTAAAAGTAATTGATGACTTAAGAAATAACAAAGTAAACAAAGAAGATTTGGTTATTCAAACTCAATTAAAAATGAATTTAGATGAATATTCAGTTATAGGACCACATGTAGCAATTGCTAAAATAATGAAAGAAAGAGGTTTTAGAATAGGCGCAGGCTCACCTGTATGGTATATAGTTGGAGAAGGCTCAGGTAAAATAAGGGATAATGTCTGTTTACCAGATGAATGTAAAAATTATAGCAAAGATTATTATATTAATAATCAAATTATTCCAGCAGTTGAAAAAATATTCATGGTTTTAGGATATACAAAAGAAGATATTTTAAAAGATAAAAAACAAAGCTCACTAGGTGATTTTTAA
- the map gene encoding type II methionyl aminopeptidase, whose product MKEQELKDYKKAGQIAAEVLESSKSLFKKGKKFSDIAEEIESQIIKKGGNLAFPVNLSCNEIAAHYTPHPNDELTYEAQLIKVDLGVHINGCVADTAITIGPKENTDLIEASKEALNKALKLCTPGTEINKIGKTIQETIENYGFKPIKNLSGHELTTHVLHSGQVIPNYNNQDKTLLKEDQVFAIEPFATTGTGLVKDGKLSTIYSLEEHKPLRANRDVLKYIEENYKTLPFAKRWLLKKFPLPKVTLALAQMKSLGIIREYSQLIEINKSLVSQAEHTVIIKDKPIITTKI is encoded by the coding sequence ATGAAAGAGCAAGAATTAAAAGATTATAAAAAAGCAGGACAAATAGCTGCAGAAGTTTTAGAATCATCAAAATCTTTATTTAAAAAAGGAAAGAAATTCTCAGATATTGCAGAAGAAATAGAATCTCAAATAATAAAAAAAGGTGGGAATCTTGCTTTTCCAGTAAATCTTTCTTGTAATGAAATTGCAGCACACTATACTCCTCATCCAAACGATGAATTAACTTATGAAGCTCAACTTATAAAAGTAGATTTGGGAGTCCATATTAATGGCTGCGTTGCAGACACCGCAATAACAATTGGCCCAAAAGAAAATACAGATTTAATAGAAGCCTCAAAAGAAGCTCTAAATAAAGCTTTAAAACTTTGCACACCCGGAACAGAAATAAATAAAATAGGAAAAACAATTCAAGAAACAATAGAAAATTATGGATTTAAACCTATAAAAAATCTAAGTGGCCATGAATTAACAACGCATGTTTTACATTCAGGGCAAGTAATTCCTAATTACAACAACCAAGATAAAACCTTACTAAAAGAAGACCAAGTATTTGCAATAGAACCTTTTGCAACTACTGGCACAGGTTTAGTAAAAGATGGAAAACTAAGCACAATTTATTCTTTAGAAGAACACAAACCTCTAAGAGCTAATAGAGATGTTCTAAAATATATTGAAGAAAATTATAAAACTCTACCCTTTGCAAAAAGATGGTTATTAAAAAAATTCCCTCTACCAAAAGTAACTTTAGCTCTAGCACAAATGAAATCATTAGGAATAATTAGAGAATATTCTCAATTGATAGAAATTAACAAAAGCTTAGTTTCACAAGCAGAACACACAGTAATTATAAAAGACAAACCTATAATAACTACAAAAATTTAA
- a CDS encoding nucleotidyltransferase domain-containing protein, with translation MKSEITQLTKFSKVFYEKHKTEIKDIILFGSILKGKLNPNDIDILILFNKKIDKDLEYEFKQQTKIKNLEIISKTLLDPSFTAREGILFEGFSLINKKSISSEYGFESKGMFIYNTKKLNNTNKTKFYYALNGRRKFKGMADSLQAIKLSDNILLVSLDKISLAKEFFNHWGIEFKYVPSLIPERLSKPHLLSKIE, from the coding sequence ATGAAATCAGAAATTACTCAATTAACTAAATTTAGTAAAGTGTTTTATGAAAAACATAAAACCGAAATAAAAGACATTATCCTATTTGGATCTATATTAAAAGGTAAGCTAAATCCTAATGATATCGATATTTTAATATTATTTAACAAAAAAATAGACAAAGATTTGGAATATGAGTTTAAACAACAAACTAAAATTAAAAATTTAGAAATAATCTCAAAAACATTATTAGACCCTTCATTTACAGCCAGAGAAGGAATATTGTTTGAAGGATTTAGTTTAATTAATAAAAAGTCTATCTCTTCAGAATATGGATTTGAATCAAAAGGAATGTTTATTTATAATACTAAAAAATTAAATAACACTAACAAAACGAAATTCTATTATGCCCTTAATGGAAGAAGAAAATTTAAAGGTATGGCAGATAGTTTACAGGCAATTAAACTTTCAGATAATATCTTATTAGTTTCATTAGACAAAATATCCTTAGCTAAAGAATTTTTTAATCACTGGGGTATAGAATTTAAGTATGTCCCCTCATTAATACCTGAAAGGTTGTCAAAACCCCATTTACTTAGTAAAATTGAATAA